Proteins found in one Venturia canescens isolate UGA chromosome 8, ASM1945775v1, whole genome shotgun sequence genomic segment:
- the LOC122414906 gene encoding uncharacterized protein, translating into MSSDGDLPPQPPKRRRLAILDSDSSGGSGVARAHRKRRVFRVFSDPDSTEDDDDDVVPKPVNRRKNYRVISDNEASYSDDSDTEDYSRSGEESTSSEWQSDWESASDDSEEEEQRLGRRYESSKSLKKRKKEKEERLEEGEGGTAVAAGLDSDASDGQSEKCPICLLAFGKQRVATPSCCEHCFCLLCLMEWSKNINTCPVDRQVFTSLHVRDKLGGKVKRQIPVEMKSNIEELVQEDPTYCEVCHQCDREDRMLLCDGCDLGYHLECLNPPMHQVPMDEWYCPDCSRNSQDDAEVVDIDLDEISDLMAEARGLGLSYGRTRTGIPNEATSNFGPHRMIPRTRQTERVRANIRADRDRTREARQSYRNGDGEARFDPEQPSTSSSGMDSISENGRSTTETRTRTMFGEASSGRRNIMDMGMPTSSRSSRRSIKSTRKSKKRKRRVTEIPSGNERMVRRVRIREFNDDGEEHEIVTYVNVAPVSTKRRKKRGKKSRKKRKVKRARTVSSMAAAMSTVKKRLANTLGIITPSGRHDLAGPRVKVRKERSERGDLNDSRFRAGITQVSILGNNLGLDYSPPGSDEEIDDRGISGNGPIIGAHRRSALLSTRRRVALKGIIEENPMGNGGDIVSGGGNGVGRGAGGYGGGCCSDMRKTETTTSRTSDSPIIIDLIGTIIESQELWHSRRKTDVTLKADGTLVIESKNHENSHSINNNESPVKKKDVTLPMLNSEPPLELSGVSPNAIIQAPMYSNPRGGGNRGNFRGGYRDGSRHSQGSNQSGSYGGRDSYAGGGRHSYGGTGGMRDNFANREFGAIANYNQNFEFRGAGPFGGGGTPPFRNRNPQHFRAERLRPPSMSERPPIFSSPMDPINHERPPHLPGFPHHNRFTGPRLGLGPPPGPPPGPPPGTHSNMPGSLITRPPPPPPPPSPGGVVPAAAVVNSTSTNTITTTTATTTITTITATTATATAGTTATTAITNLLHIVEPTKDFRQDFHTPPPRSNNHEATAFASQLQQSPPPPPSTGNTASADPTTPEHPDSREEDDCDIYCDIETGNKSDDDQFPEKQPLARENDDGGGSIALLPPPEPPSGLLDFEDNSKSDKDNDSDQDLVIDDTPLKDERVLLSGGGQRCDDKYDPFAADSDTNEEEDDENEKDPGKNSVGEKLEKEKKKKKKCPDESGSSGVLNPPPLPPIFPGATNLRRDKSGSNPLLRLTAYDVGEDEEEEEEEEEEEEEKMKMKEKNDSNDIGKDKEKNGDREGNGGGGDDDDDDGVDSQNDCPNFSIYSSETIDVARHTEQQLSQQIGPLEPPPLPPDMPDDDDVIVGDVQSCDLADIPEPSDPYVEALRKERQTLSRIPPKKISNDSRGKITFKIGNKFKLNNKLSNLYDELDENIQVSIEQEKEIEEKRKILRPSAPEDSTEKRRDVDNANKEDEICRTSDNKATTRSETKGRSSEEEEEEDATGRGLKNKWLFEKNDGKKKDDITNWTAVATTPAAEQSSNTKVDRKEDEETDNRINAGEISTSEERDHKNRTEPDDCLAMSTIDLTEKSSDTIISIAESVPPQSAMSPRKHRSSQQHSRHHRGLSSPINDKEKTQTTRQWKSLACEGRSSEEDEKLRGYQSDEDGNDLARRSVAADADTGINSRIRKIRKLRKRSSRLDRSSRSEHSDTEDEEEEEGERSSENEEGGGGGGGGSSSSSSSSSTKKNRAKDSCSSSLDRNRAGASSSFDVDDETENFPLEKEEGIVVVVGDSKEKGNEENGDGWESEGAYTPCKDERPIREQQQQQQQQQQQQQQQQQQQYEHLQQQREKVAAPSLSPFESGLEPITPPKDRSNDDLDVCRTPVGYAGLGTEAISETDEAMNFEDELTLLSLRKEKEMEEGEITEDGKLLSKKHSAGKSADSEDAKRKRNKKEKKEKSKESEKNKENIASENQVAWKKISKSTRDRQYRDKDKRSRSRERDKNKPKKKFKGSAGGTGTTSTTTVIPGSTGTGTGTTSGRKKEKRKELARYDVRKIVAEKPARPRKDEYGRDIRDYSRSKSRGSRSLSRQPSLLSRDRRSRSYSRIRSRSRTRSRQRRSSWSRDRRSVSKGRRSFSRRRSVSRTTRRNNKRSITPRRSFSKRRSISRRRGSSKSPVNRRRRSLSGRRRRRSSSRKHRSRSREKRKDKTKGKHKSRSRSRIRKRTRSKTPTSKRLSSKSRDKKHTKRKIQHSRSRSKHRSLSRERDRNRNWNAANEKQMERDRNFSREKDVNRESWSAQWTPSWSRSNSPIVNQHQDLGVHATSWSPPVALDGSNVPPKNLTVILTNKEAVKKKKKEKRKESKKGRGGGETERRKKTKRTKTPPPSKEVFASGDNILVSVCFNKDNETSMATGLPELPETIPLLTTSKRRRREPPIQSIEPPKKPKRDRTKEKRAKSPKQPACSSGAPGGAPSGAKKERKKKSKAAEIAATKKPVAVIDLDQSPFREQTPSPRDVIVLSDDDDKLVQQMATPEQHSCSAIPHEHDQFVVSQGPKTPPEPQNKFSIPGNKVNNLRSSLMNPLLEEEEEIGEQEEIDRRVDEELEMRAQEELELRLKIGPNTPPEPPSSPPTSPDAYDPFDPTKSRSPTPTASQDATSNDDRDRNQRNNSPRKQQQQQQQQQQQQQQQQQQQQQQQQQQQQQQLQQQQQQQQQQQQQQQQLLQLQQPIQHEADDENLVGIDSAQTQDNVQSNDKQPIEKPKIISMVTLKRASPNRDASPVIIDNQTESVQVSENLVLTKMQQNQQIVQSIINPFATINPVLATVAAAVQRSAIFNTSTPIIGQRNHQQANRISPNTQMKQRAIDRPQLPNLFANAPKPIPIRMQKSLQHKNLSTAGQNGSDANLEMTNDTVIDMSSPYSPGSSLSDGIFDPPSPGGGGGGGNNNVVSSPLNVAGGNNKMLASKNKSNEKKDAFDSLFGSSPAMKAGKTTRGSRKIVEREKRSKKSTNPKVGVRMDENQLQILDDLPSSAVEMQVKDKFLKKLNRQERVVEEVKLVLKPHYTKKHVTKEEYKDIMRKAVPKICHNKTGEINPKKIAQLIEAYVRKCRSGKKRKLPTLPVNSTGKTVKPAKNLWS; encoded by the exons ATGTCCAGCGACGGAGATTTACCACCTCAGCCACCAAAAAGAAGACGACTTGCTATTTTGGACAGTGACAGCAGCGGAGGATCCGGCGTAGCTAGAGCACACAGAAAACGTCGTGTTTTC AGAGTCTTCAGCGATCCGGATAGTAcggaagacgacgacgacgacgtagTACCAAAACCTGTAAATCGTAGAAAAAATTAT agaGTTATCAGCGACAACGAAGCGAGTTACAGCGATGATTCGGACACAGAAGATTATTCTCGAAGCG GCGAGGAAAGTACGAGTTCGGAATGGCAATCGGATTGGGAAAGTGCGTCGGATGATTCGGAGGAAGAGGAGCAGCGTCTCGGACGGCGTTACGAAtcatcgaaatcgttgaagaagaggaagaaagagaaggaagagAGGCTAGaagagggggaggggggaacGGCGGTGGCAGCTGGTCTCGATTCGGACGCGAGCGACGGACAATCAGAAAAATGTCCTATATGTCTTTTGGCATTCGGTAAACAACGCGTCGCAACTCCCTCTTGTTGCGAGCATTGCTTCTGTCTTTTGTGCCTCATGGAATGGAGCAAAAATATAAACACCTGTCCTGTCGATCGTCAGGTTTTCACTTCGCTCCATGTTCGAGATAAATTGGGTGGCAAG GTGAAGCGACAAATACCCGTTGAAATGAAGTCGAATATCGAAGAACTTGTACAGGAAGATCCTACTTATTGCGAAGTTTGTCATCAGTGCGATCGCgaggaccgtatgttgctctGCGACGGTTGCGATCTTGGTTATCATCTCGAGTGTCTAAATCCACCGATGCACCAAGTACCAATGGACGAGTGGTATTGTCCGGATTGTTCTCGCAACAGTCAGGACGACGCGGAAGTA GTTGATATCGATCTCGATGAAATATCGGATTTGATGGCCGAAGCTCGTGGTCTCGGTTTGTCTTATGGTCGTACGCGTACGGGTATACCTAACGAAGCAACGTCAAATTTTGGGCCTCATCGTATGATACCGCGAACTCGTCAAACGGAGCGTGTAAGGGCAAATATTCGGGCAGATCGAGATCGTACTCGCGAAGCTCGTCAATCCTACCGTAATGGCGATGGTGAGGCAAGATTCGATCCCGAACAACCCTCGACTTCGTCTTCCGGTATGGATTCGATTTCAGAAAACGGTCGTAGTACTACGGAAACGCGAACAAGAACGATGTTCGGAGAAGCGAGTAGCGGTAGGAGGAATATTATGGATATGGGTATGCCGACTTCATCTCGGAGCAGTCGTCGCTCGATTAAAAGTACGCGTAAATCGAAGAAACGAAAACGCAGAGTTACGGAGATACCGTCGGGGAACGAGCGAATGGTCCGTCGAGTACGTATTCGCGAGTTCAACGACGACGGTGAGGAACATGAAATCGTCACATACGTTAACGTTGCTCCAGTATCCACCAAGAGACGGAAGAAACGAGGCAAGAAATCGCGCAAG AAGCGAAAAGTAAAACGCGCCCGCACCGTGTCCTCGATGGCAGCAGCAATGAGCAcggtaaaaaaacgtttggcgAATACCTTAGGAATAATTACGCCGAGCGGACGTCATGATCTAGCCGGTCCTAGGGTGAAAGTGCGCAAAGAACGGAGCGAGCGTGGTGATTTAAATGATTCGAGATTCCGTGCTGGAATCACTCAAGTCAGTATTCTTGGTAACAACCTCGGCCTCGACTACAGCCCACCAGG GTCGGACGAAGAGATCGATGACAGAGGAATATCGGGGAATGGCCCGATAATCGGTGCGCATCGTCGTTCGGCGTTGTTATCGACGAGACGTCGCGTTGCTCTCAAAGGAATCATTGAAGAAAATCCAATGGGCAACGGTGGTGATATTGTTAGTGGCGGTGGTAATGGTGTCGGTCGTGGTGCCGGCGGTTACGGTGGCGGGTGTTGTTCCGACATGAGAAAAACGGAGACGACGACATCGAGGACGAGCGATTCCCCTATTATAATCGATCTTATTGGTACGATTATCGAGAGTCAAGAATTGTGGCATTCGCGAAGAAAAACGGATGTTACGCTTAAAGCCGACGGAACGTTGGTGATCGAGtcgaaaaatcatgaaaactcgCATAGCATAAACAACAACGAAAGTccagtgaagaagaaagatgTGACGTTGCCGATGTTGAACAGTGAACCACCGCTCGAGCTGTCTGGCGTCAGTCCGAACGCCATAATTCAAGCACCCATGTACAGTAATCCACGCG GGGGTGGTAACAGAGGAAATTTCCGAGGTGGTTATCGGGATGGTTCGCGACATAGTCAAGGCAGTAATCAAAGTGGTAGTTACGGTGGGCGTGATTCGTACGCGGGTGGTGGAAGGCACAGTTACGGGGGTACGGGAGGAATGCGCGACAATTTTGCCAACCGAGAATTTGGAGCGATCGCAAATTACAATCAAAACTTTGAATTCCGTGGAGCCGGCCCTTTTGGTGGTGGTGGCACGCCACCATTTAGAAATCGTAATCCACAGCATTTTCGAGCGGAAAGACTCCGTCCGCCCTCGATGTCCGAGAGACCGCCGATATTCTCATCACCAATGGATCCGATTAATCACGAACGGCCGCCGCATCTACCGGGTTTTCCTCATCACAATCGTTTTACCGGTCCGAGACTGGGTTTAGGACCGCCACCGGGTCCACCACCGGGACCACCACCCGGGACGCATTCAAATATGCCGGGTTCGCTTATTACGAGACCTCCACCTCCGCCTCCACCACCGTCACCGGGCGGCGTCGTCCCCGCCGCTGCCGTCGTTAACAGCACCAGCACTAACaccatcaccaccaccaccgccaCCACCACCATCACCACCATCACCGCCACCACCGCCACCGCAACCGCCGGTACGACCGCCACCACCGCTATTACCAACCTATTACACATCGTCGAGCCAACTAAGGACTTCCGTCAGGATTTTCATACTCCGCCACCGCGAAGCAACAATCACGAAGCAACAGCTTTTGCTTCGCAGTTGCAACAATCGCCTCCGCCGCCTCCGTCAACTGGAAATACAGCGAGCGCTGACCCAACGACTCCGGAGCATCCCGACTCCCGAGAGGAGGATGATTGTGATATATATTGCGACATCGAGACCGGTAACAAATCTGACGACGATCAATTTCCCGAAAAACAACCATTGGCCCGTGAGAACGACGACGGGGGTGGTTCGATCGCGCTTCTACCCCCTCCTGAGCCACCCTCCGGCCTTCTTGATTTCGAGGATAACTCCAAAAGCGATAAGGACAATGACAGCGATCAAGATCTCGTGATCGACGATACTCCGCTCAAAGACGAACGGGTTTTGTTGTCGGGTGGTGGTCAACGATGCGACGACAAGTACGATCCTTTTGCTGCTGACAGCGACACAAACGAGGAGGAAgacgacgagaacgagaaGGACCCGGGGAAAAACAGTGTTGGAGAAAAGcttgaaaaagagaagaaaaaaaagaaaaaatgcccCGATGAAAGCGGCAGCAGTGGAGTTTTGAATCCGCCACCTTTGCCCCCCATATTTCCCGGCGCAACCAATCTCCGGCGTGACAAATCTGGGTCGAATCCTCTTTTGCGGTTGACCGCTTACGACGTTGGCGAAGAtgaagaggaggaagaagaagaagaagaggaagaggaggagaagatgaagatgaagGAAAAGAATGATAGCAACGACATAGGCAaagacaaggaaaaaaatggtgaccGTGAGGGCAACGGCGGTGGCGGTgatgacgacgatgacgacggtGTTGATTCGCAGAACGACTGTCCCAACTTTTCAATCTACTCCTCGGAAACAATCGACGTTGCTAGACACACCGAACAACAATTGTCTCAACAGATCGGGCCGCTTGAGCCACCCCCCCTGCCTCCCGATATGCCGGACGACGACGATGTGATCGTCGGTGACGTGCAGAGCTGCGATCTCGCTGATATTCCCGAGCCCTCCGATCCATACGTCGAAGCCTTgagaaaagagagacagaCCCTCAGTCGTATACCAccgaaaaaaatctctaacgATTCCCGTGGAAAGATAACCTTTAAAATTGGTAATAAATTCAAGCTTAACAACAAACTGAGCAATCTTTACGACGAgctcgatgaaaatattcagGTCTCGATAGAGCAGGAAAAagagatcgaggaaaagagaaaaatcttaCGACCGAGCGCACCGGAGGATAGTACTGAAAAGAGAAGGGATGTCGACAACGCGAACAAGGAAGATGAAATATGCCGTACGAGCGATAATAAGGCCACTACTAGGTCCGAAACGAAGGGAAGGTCgagcgaggaggaggaggaggaggatgcAACGGGAAGAGGTTTAAAAAACAAGtggttgtttgaaaaaaatgatggaaagaaaaaggacGATATAACGAATTGGACAGCGGTGGCAACAACTCCGGCGGCCGAACAATCGAGCAACACAAAAGTTGACAGGAAAGAAGACGAAGAGACGGATAATCGAATCAATGCCGGGGAAATTTCAACGAGCGAAGAACGCGACCATAAGAATCGAACTGAACCGGACGATTGTTTGGCCATGTCGACCATAGATCTCACCGAAAAGAGTTCCGATACGATAATCTCCATAGCGGAAAGCGTACCGCCACAGAGCGCAATGTCGCCGAGAAAGCATCGCTCGAGTCAACAACACAGCCGACACCATCGAGGTCTCTCGAGTCCAATCAAcgacaaagaaaaaacacaaacGACGAGACAATGGAAATCGTTGGCTTGCGAAGGACGATCGAGCgaggaagatgaaaaattacgaGGATATCAAAGCGACGAGGATGGTAACGATTTGGCGAGAAGGAGCGTCGCCGCTGATGCCGATACCGGTATAAACAGTCGAATAAGGAAAATTCGTAAATTACGGAAACGTTCGAGTCGCTTAGACAGATCGTCTCGCAGTGAACACAGCGATACGGAGGatgaggaagaggaggaaggAGAACGCAGCAGTGAAAACGAAGAAGGCGGTGGTGGTGGGGGTGGtggtagtagtagtagtagtagtagtagtagtacgAAAAAGAATCGAGCGAAAGATTCGTGTTCGAGCAGTTTGGATCGTAATCGAGCAGGTGCGAGTTCCTCGTTCGACGTCGACGACGAAACAGAAAATTTTCCACTAGAAAAAGAGGAGGGAATCGTCGTGGTTGTTGGAGattcaaaagaaaaaggaaacgaagaaaacggGGATGGTTGGGAATCGGAGGGTGCTTATACGCCTTGTAAGGATGAAAGGCCGATCAgagaacagcagcagcagcagcagcagcagcagcagcagcagcagcagcagcagcagcagcagtatgAGCATCTGCAACAACAGCGGGAAAAGGTAGCTGCTCCGTCCTTGTCTCCTTTTGAGAGCGGTTTGGAGCCGATTACCCCGCCAAAGGATCGTTCAAACGATGATCTCGACGTATGTCGGACCCCCGTGGGTTACGCTGGTCTTGGTACCGAAGCAATTTCCGAAACCGACGAGGCCATGAACTTTGAGGACGAACTGACGTTGCTCAGTTtgcggaaagagaaagaaatggaAGAGGGCGAGATTACCGAGGACGGCAAATTATTATCCAAGAAACATTCGGCCGGGAAATCCGCAGACAGCGAGGACGCCAAGcggaagagaaataaaaaagagaagaaggaaaagagCAAAGAGTCAGAAAAGAACAAAGAAAATATAGCGTCGGAAAATCAAGTAGCTtggaagaaaatatcaaagagCACCAGGGATCGGCAATATCGGGACAAGGACAAACGTTCGAGATCGCGCGAACGTGACAAGAATAAgccaaagaaaaaattcaagggaTCCGCAGGAGGGACGGGGACGACGAGTACGACGACGGTGATACCGGGAAGTACGGGAACGGGAACGGGAACAACGAGCggcaggaaaaaagaaaaaaggaaagaactCGCTCGTTACGACGTAAGGAAAATCGTGGCGGAAAAGCCAGCGAGGCCGCGGAAAGACGAGTACGGGCGCGACATACGGGATTACTCGCGGAGCAAGTCACGCGGTTCTCGTAGCTTATCCCGTCAGCCGAGCCTCCTGTCGAGGGACCGTCGCTCGCGTTCGTACTCGCGGATCCGCTCGAGATCGCGCACAAGATCCCGGCAACGCCGCTCTTCGTGGTCTCGGGATCGTAGGTCGGTGTCCAAGGGACGAAGATCTTTTTCGAGAAGGCGCTCCGTTTCACGGACGACGAGACGGAACAACAAACGTTCAATTACACCGAGACGATCGTTTTCGAAGAGACGCTCGATATCGCGCAGGCGGGGTAGCTCAAAGTCACCGGTAAACCGACGGAGACGTTCGCTTTCCGGCAGGCGTCGGCGTAGATCATCCTCGAGGAAGCATCGTTCGCGCTCCcgcgaaaagagaaaagacaaAACAAAGGGGAAACACAAATCGCGAAGTCGTTCCCGAATACGAAAGCGCACGCGTTCGAAAACTCCAACGAGCAAGCGATTGAGCTCCAAGTCACGGGACAAGAAACACACCAAGAGAAAAATCCAACATAGCCGATCGCGCTCGAAGCATCGCTCTTTATCGAGAGAACGGGATCGTAATAGAAATTGGAACGCGGCGAATGAAAAGCAAATGGAGAGGGATCGCAATTTTTCACGAGAAAAAGATGTTAATCGCGAATCATGGAGCGCTCAATGGACTCCCTCTTGGTCGAGATCCAATTCCCCGATCGTTAATCAACATCAAGATTTGGGTGTGCACGCGACGTCGTGGTCACCACCCGTCGCTCTCGACGGCTCCAACGTTCCGCCCAAAAATCTCACCGTTATACTCACCAATAAAGAAGCGgttaagaagaaaaagaaagaaaaaaggaaagagagtAAGAAAGGACGCGGCGGTGGCGAAACGGAGAGACGGAAAAAGACAAAACGAACCAAAACACCGCCACCCTCGAAAGAAGTTTTTGCCAGCGGTGATAACATATTGGTAAGCGTGTGTTTCAAtaaagataatgaaacatCGATGGCCACGGGCTTGCCGGAATTGCCCGAAACGATACCGTTGTTGACAACGAGCAAACGACGCAGACGAGAACCACCGATACAATCTATCGAGCCCCCTAAAAAACCCAAGAGagatcgaacgaaagaaaaacgtgCCAAGTCACCCAAACAGCCGGCTTGTAGTAGCGGTGCTCCCGGTGGTGCTCCCAGCGGAGctaagaaggagagaaagaaaaaatccaaAGCGGCTGAAATCGCAGCAACGAAAAAGCCAGTTGCGGTAATCGATCTCGATCAATCACCCTTTCGCGAGCAAACACCTTCGCCTCGGGACGTTATCGTTCTCAGCGACGATGATGACAAGCTGGTACAACAAATGGCTACACCGGAACAACATTCTTGTTCGGCCATTCCCCACGAGCATGATCAATTCGTCGTTTCGCAAGGCCCGAAAACTCCTCCCGAGccacaaaataaattttccataCCAGGTAACAAAGTTAATAATCTTCGATCATCCTTGATGAATCCATTACT ggaggaggaggaggagattGGAGAGCAGGAAGAGATTGATCGGAGAGTCGACGAAGAGCTGGAGATGAGAGCCCAAGAGGAATTGGAACTTCGATTGAAAATAGGTCCTAATACACCCCCCGAACCACCTTCCTCGCCGCCGACATCGCCCGATGCATACGATCCCTTTGATCCTACTAAATCACGATCGCCGACGCCAACCGCCAGTCAAGACGCGACCTCAAACGACGACCGGGATAGAAATCAACGTAACAATTCACCGAGgaagcaacagcagcagcagcagcagcaacagcagcagcagcagcagcaacaacaacaacaacaacaacaacaacaacaacaacaacaacaacaactgcagcagcagcagcagcaacaacaacaacaacaacaacaacaacaacaactaCTACAACTACAACAGCCAATACAACACGAGgctgatgatgaaaatttagtcgGAATCGATAGTGCACAAACACAGGATAACGTTCAGAGCAATGATAAACAACCGattgaaaaaccaaaaattatatcaatGGTGACACTGAAGCGCGCTTCGCCGAATCGCGATGCATCGCCCGTTATCATCGACAATCAGACGGAAAGTGTACAGGTATCGGAAAACTTGGTACTAACCAAGATGCAACAAAATCAACAAATCGTACAATCAATAATTAATCCTTTCGCAACGATCAATCCTGTATTGGCGACCGTCGCAGCTGCTGTACAAAGAAGCGCTATTTTCAATACCAGCACTCCAATTATCGGCCAGAGAAATCACCAACAG GCGAATCGAATTTCCCCAAATACTCAAATGAAACAACGTGCGATTGACAGGCCGCAATTACCAAATTTATTTGCCAATGCCCCGAAGCCGATACCAATCCGCATGCAAAAGAGCTTACAACATAAAAATCTTTCGACCGCCGGGCAAAACGGAAGCGATGCGAATCTTGAAATGACCAACGATACCGTTATTGACATGTCATCTCCTTACTCACCGGGTTCGAGTCTCAGCGACGGTATTTTCGATCCACCGAGTCCTGGTGGCGGTGGCGGTGGCGGCAATAATAACGTCGTCTCTTCCCCGCTTAATGTAGCGGGTGGCAATAATAAAATGCTCGCCTCCAAAAATAAATCCAACGAGAAGAAGGATGCTTTCGATTCGCTTTTCGGTAGTTCTCCAGCGATGAAAGCGGGCAAGACGACAAGAGGCAGCAGAAAAATcgtggaaagagaaaagagaagcaaaaaat CTACCAATCCAAAAGTTGGTGTGCGCATGGATGAGAATCAATTGCAGATTTTGGACGATCTTCCAAGTTCAGCCGTGGAAATGCAGGTAAAGGACAAG TTTTTGAAGAAACTCAATCGCCAAGAGAGGGTCGTTGAAGAAGTCAAATTGGTCCTGAAGCCTCATTACACGAAAAAACACGTGACGAAAGAGGAATACAAGGATATTATGCGAAAAGCCGTGCCGAAG ATATGTCATAATAAAACGGGCGAGATCAATCCTAAAAAAATTGCTCAGCTCATCGAAGCTTACGTGAGAAAATGTCGTTCTggtaagaaaagaaaactacCAACGCTCCCAGTCAATTCAACAGGAAAAACTGTCAAGCCCGC G